The sequence below is a genomic window from Nicotiana tomentosiformis chromosome 6, ASM39032v3, whole genome shotgun sequence.
ctacactacttacctcatatccaaaATGGATCCTTTGAAGTACATCTTTCAAAATCCAATGCCCActggcaggctcgcaaaatggcagattttgctcacaaagtcgacatcgtctatgtcattCGCACCGcaatgaaagcacaggctttggcaGATTATTTGGTAGAGAATCCAAATAATGATGATTATAAGCCACTGAGCACATACTTCCtagacgaagaggtcaactcaatagaggaagtagttccggATGACAGCCatgtatggaaaatgtattttgatggggatgtcaatatcaaaggagttgcgATCTGAGCAATCCttatctcacctattggacaacATTACCCTACAACGTCCCGACTttggttcttctgtaccaataatacggtAGAATACGAGGCTTGTATAATGGGTCTAAAAATGGGCCgcgatctggatgtgcatgaactatcgGTTATGGGAGtttctgacttgcttatccggcaagcccaaggtggatgggagactcgagacatcaagcttattccgtACAGACATTGTGTGCAAGACCTAAGTAAAAGATTCAagtccatcgagttcaggtacattcccaggtttcacaacgagctagctGATGCCTTGGCTACCTTAgtctcgatgctcccttatccaggCAACACTTATATTGATCCATTGGAAATCCAAGTTTGGAATCAACACAGTTACTGCAATACTATTGAGATAGAACCAGacggtgaaccatggtatcatgacataaaacgatttctgaaaataagggaatacccagagcatgccaagggagatcaaaaaagaactataaggcggcTCGCCGGCGatttcttcctgaatggggagattttgtacaaaaggagcccagatttgaacttgttgagatgcatAGATGCCACAAAggctgagcggatcatgagtgaagtgcattcgaGGGTATgcagacctcacatgaatggatatattttggcaaagaagattctgcgggcagggaattattggcttactatggagcgagattgcttcagttttgtttgcaagtgtcaccaatgccagattcatggtgacttGATTCATTTGCATCCTTCgtagttgcatcccatgtcctctccttggcctttcgtttcttggggaatggatgttattgggccaatcgagccaaaggcttcaaatgggcatagattcattttggttacGATTGATTaattcaccaagtgggtggaggccgtcactttcaaagcagtcactaagaaagcagtggtagactttggTTATTCCAAAATCATCTGTCGCTTTGGTATACCAaagaccattatcactgacaatgcagccaatctaaATAGTCATCGGATAAaagaggtatgcgagcaatttaaaattgtgCATCGCCATTCTATCCCTTACCGGCCTaaagccaatggagccgttgaagcggcTAACAAGAAcctcaagaagattcttaggaagatgaCCTAAGGGTCCAGACAATGGCATAAAAAGCTATCTTTTACTCTCTTGGGATTCCGCATGACTGCTCGCACATCAGtgggtgcaactccttatctgttggtgTATGGAACTAAAGCTATAATACCAGCTGAAATCGAAATTTTCTCTCTTCGAATCATTGTGGAATCGGAGATTCAAGACACTGAGTGGGCCAAGCCCCTATTAGAACAGCTAATGCTTATTAATGAAAAATGGCTAGCAGCAGTGTGTTTTAGCCAGTTATACCAGTAAAGAATGGCATGCGCTTATAACAAGAAAGTACGCCCCAAGGCACTTTTAGGTAGGCCAGTTCATTttgaaacgcatccttccacACCATGtaaaagctaaaggaaagttcgccccgaactagcaaggaccctacatcatcaaaaaagtgttaccaaaaggggccttgcacttggtagatgaagaaggatggGTACCAGGCATGACTATTaacgcagatgcagtcaaaagatattatgtttgataTATACCTACTGCGGAACTTTCAAGCATGATTTTCTCATATCGAGTGACGAAGGCTATCATTACCCACCATCCCAAATAGGTGTCACCCTTTTATTAACCCTTTTGAGTCGTATTTGTCTTCTTTGTTTTCCCTCTTTTTGGAACTTGTGTACTTGTAAAAAAGGCAaaaacaggaaaaaaaaaaaaaggaaaaaaatagtataaagaaaaagaaaaaaaatcaaacaacAAATATTCTGAGTCAGTGAACTACGTCTGACCTGATtgcgaaaggatacgtaggcaaccttacCCTGGGTTTGGTCCCATCACAAAAAAAATCCATATTACCAATACtctaaaactggggcagaagtttgatttattttatgattttttctgtaaaaacggttccaaaagttgtaattcagttaaAGGTTCTTTTCGCCTTTTCCCTGTTAGGAACTTCTGATCAATCTTTGAGAATGTTTGAAGTCCCCATGCCAAGGGCGTTTGGCAACCTTCCGCATGCAGTATCTTagtcaaaaaaagaagaaaattaagaaatgagagagtcttatcggtgaaaaccagtatgggcactgtaaggcgacagtgagcagagaaatgagagagtctttttGGTGAAAACCCAGATGGGAACTTTAAGGCGACATTGATTAGAGAAATGGGATaggtcagttagcgaaaaccggtaaagggcgctactagccgaatgagggtcttcgataCTCTGTcatgagcacaaccaagacagtttcaagatgaacatttgtgGCGGATTtggagaattagacagctcaaacggatcaggcgtccagtccaaaatgcatgtcatgattcattgaagtcggcacacaCCTCTAGATAAATCTCCATATTcctctccccgaaagggacaccttttgtttagacacaattcctttttttttacttttaattgctcttctatttttcctataatttttctttgagtccctttcggtctaatcttgcatcaaaagtgAAGCAAAGAAATGGCTGCAAAACTGGCTATAGTTTTCTCGTAATACCGGGCACATTTTGGGGGATATACGCCATTGACAAAGGCACGAATCCGTCTGTGATCTCTTTGCTAAGCCGAACAAAGTGtttcaaagaaactgaaaaggtcgcctaagcaagacttgcttcatggaagaagttgataagcactacggACACAAAATAATATTgggtgcaagacaactaagtttcaatttaaagaaaacatttccTCGCTTTAGGGACACGGATTAGTGGTACTATGGATATCTGGGTAGGAAACAATCGGGGCAACGTCGAAAAGCCAAGTTCTCCAAAAAGCGATACAAAGTATCCGAGCATCTCGGTACCACTCTAATAGAATCAGTTCTTCGACAATGGAGTGGCCGTGAATTCAAACTCCTTAGGGCATCAtggccacaaaccaaccaccactTTGAAAACTCACAACTTTTCTTTGTTTAAAGCAGGAACAAAGAAATGCAGAATGGTGATTCTCAAAGGACGAATATCACCAAAGGTATattcctcaaaatctccattttcttttattttcagcattCATCACTACTGTTCATACCTCATTGACAAAGGCTATAGTTCATACCTCACTGGCTATAGTTTTCTCGTAATACCGGGCACATTTTGGGGGATATACGCCATTGACAAAGGCACGAATCCGTCTGTGATCTCTTTGCTAAGCCGAACAAAGCGtttcaaagaaactgaaaaggtcgcctaagcaagacttgcttcatggaaGAAGTTAATAAGCACTACGGACACAAACTAATATTgggtgcaagacaactaagtttcaatttaaagaaaacatttccTCGCTTTAGGGACACGGATTAGTGGTACTATGGATATCTGGGTAGGAAATAATCGGGGCAATGTCGAAAAGCCAAGTTCTCCAAAAAGCGATACAAAGTATCCGAGCATCTCGGTACCACTCTAATAGAATCAGTTCTTCGACAATGGAGTGGCCGTGAATTCAAACTCCTTAGGGCATCAtggccacaaaccaaccaccactTTGAAAACTCACAACTTTTCTTTGTTTAAAGCAGGAACAAAGAAATGCAGAATGGTGATTCTCAAAGGACGAATATCACCAAAGGTATattcctcaaaatctccattttcttttattttcagcattcatcactactgttcatacctcccatttacgtagcttaactcaagtAGAATCGTTtctcctaggggatccagctcatagttttgggtagaagtactcttcgttcaggatgttttatgtagcttaacccatgtagaaccttttcgcctagggggatccagctcacagttccgggtagaagtactcttcgccaagctgttttacgtagcttaacttaggtagaaccttttcacctaggaggatccaactcatatttttgggtagaagtactcttcgctcaggctgttttacgtagcttaactcaggtagaaccttttcgcctagggggatccagctcatatttctgggtagaattactattcgctcaggctgttttacgtagattaactcaggtagaaccttttcgcttagggggatccagctcatatttttgagtaaaagtactcttcgctcaggttgttttcgTAGCTTGACTCTggtagaaccgtttcgcctagggagatccagctcatattttcgagtaaaagtactcttcactcagttATTTtgcatagcttaactcaggtagaaccttttcgcctaggggggtccagctcatagttccgggtagaagtactcttcactcacgctgttttcgtagcttaactcaggtagaaccttttcggctAGAGGGATTCAGCACTtgatcagtaatacagggcgtcaacccctggttatattttctttcagtaatacagggtaccaacccctagttacattcacTCCTAGTGATACAGGGCTCAAACCCCTAGTcacatttcctttcagtaatacagggtaccaacccctggttgcattccttttcaataatacagggtaccaacccttggttacattcattttcagtaatacagggcgccaacccctagttacatttccttttcagtaatacagggtaccaacccctggttacatttctttttcagtaatacagggtaccaacccctggttacattactttttagtaatacagggcgccaacccctggttacatctTCCTTAGTGATATATGGCGCcgacccctagttacattcctttcggtaatacagggtactaacccctagttacatttacTTTTGATAATACAGTATACCAACCCCTGGCTACATTTCTCCTTAGTGATACAAGGTgacaacccctgattacattcctcctcagtaatacagggtaccaactccTTGTTAcattctttcagtaatacagggtaccaacccctggttacatttcctttcggtaatataggggacaacccctagttacatttcttttagtaatacagggtaccagaccctggttacatttttttcctttcagtaatacagggtaccaaaccctggttacattttctttccgtaatacagggtaccaaccccttattatatttattttttataatacagggtaccaacccctggttacactccttagtgatacagggcaccaacccctggttacactccttagtgatacagggcgacaacccctggttacatttctttcgaTAATACAAGGTATCAATCTCTGGTTACattcattttcagtaatacaagtcgccaacccctgattacatatcgctttcagtaatacagggcgccaacccctttGTTACatttctttcagtaatacaaggtaccaacccccggttacatttcttcaataatatagggtaccaacccctggttatatttctccttagtgatacagggcattaacccctggttacatttctctcATTAATACACGGTACCAACCCCTAATTACatttctttcagtaatacagggtaccaacccctggttatatttccttttggCAACCCAAGGTACTAGCCCGTGGTTGCATATCCTCACATATCTAGGTTATACTGttgtctttttcttcatttcaatAAGTTAGATAGTTTATAGCTTTCTCAAATAACTCACAAAAGTTTCCTAGttcaaactggggcagaaaaattttgttcattttgttcgcctttgatggctttgcaggccCCGCCGTAGAGCACATGTGACGATTAAAGCTTGCAGTTTCAGTTTCTCATCAGAAGAAAGAAGTCTTTTgatcacaagatagttggagttagctTTGATAATATGTCAACATCCCAACTTCTCAAGTTTCATTTTCTCAAATTCTGATCCGGAAAGCAAGCAACTAAGATTGAGTCATAATCTTTTCTTCAAAGGGCgtcaagatccaatctaaggtcaacgCAAGCGAGCAGGCCAAGATTCAAGATTTGGCTCCAAAAGACACATAGAtagaaattttgtaactcttagcttgcagacatatgtagttctcttctttttttattttgatgtaaGCAGCAACTAACGATAACAGTAAcagtaacagcaacaacaacaacaacagcaacaacagtcTTAACTCTAGTATCCGGTAGTCCCAGCTACAAAATATTTCTAGAACTATACTGACCTGATTCTTTTATAAccagggatacgtaggcaacctcggaagcaAGGTTCGATCACGTTTTTCAAAAATGCTTTCATGGGAGTGATACACGAGAAATATTAACTATGGCATTTACtttctttgcacgaaaactcttcatgttctcgagcaaagaggggcagcagtaaatatataatttttgctCTTTTTACTTCTCCTACATTATATTTGTTTAggtttattatgtatatatttgtAGATTTTAGAATTAGATAATTAAATAGTGTGTTAAGGGAGTTAGAGAATGAGTATTGTCTTTTTTAAGCCAAAATGGGCCCTACATTGGACCCAAATTAGTGGCCCAGCACCCCAGAACCCAGTCCAGATGCTTTGACCTGGAAGACTTCAAAACGACGTCATTTCTATTAGTTTACTTAGATTCAATCCCATCCATTCAATCTCATCTAATCCGACGGCTAGTATTCAATCCCCACCCAGGTATTTAAAGCCTTAAACCACCAAATTGTGCCCCCATTTTCCCTTATTTTCTGTTCTCCTCTCCCcctttcttcttcctctctaTTCTCTTTCCCCTCTCTGCCAGCTCCGCCCGTCGCCGCCCAGCTCTGCCGCGGGAAATCGCCAACCAGCGGCGACCGTCGCCCAAACACCATAACATTTATACCATTCTCTTCCTCTCTTTATCCTCTACACTAATCTGAACCCCAAATTCCCATAACGACTTTCAATCTATATAAATCTAAGCCTAACCGAAACCCTAGCCGCCGCTCACCACCCCCAAACTCCGAATATTTTATACCCCCACTCTCCTCTTACTCTCCTCTACTCGATTTCACGACCCAAGATCACTAATTTTCCCCCCAAAACTCATCCTCCACCGGCCAGCCACCCCCTCCCCCACTGCCTTATTATTTAGCCCACTCGACCTAAAGACTCATGTTCCCTTCTAGTATAATGCCAAAACTTACTTGTTTTGGGCGTTTGCTTAAAGGGAATTTGTTTTTCGGGGTCGGACAGCCGCCTCTTGGAATCTCCGGCGTCTTCTCGTGGCTCGAACAGTTTCAAGCACGCTCattaggtataatcgtcatctcattaattaatttttatttttttttaattattagtaggttagtttctgatttttgatttttcgATTTTGGTTGTTtgttgttaattagagtttcaagttagatttatttaattagttatctctatttagtttagttaTTTGTTAGACTGTTATTGATTAAATGTaatctttagtgtattagttaaattGTTTACTTAGTTAATCGATTGTTTAGTTGTTGAACGTCCTCATCCGATtgttaacgatgctcgttctgttttgagcattagtttgtgTATTCAGTTGTTTGTTCTATGTTTAGTTTCCACAAATCAATTTGTTTTAATCTAGTTACTTTGAGTTTTAGTTCCATTTGATGTCTTGTTTCTGTTTTGTCAATTCTTGGTTGTTTGAGTTTGATTTGGTTCAAAATCAATAGGGTGGTATGGATGTTGTTAAAATATGAAGTTTAGATGGGTGTAATCATGACCTAGGGTACTAGTGGCTTACTTTTTACTAGTAGGGTAGTTGAAATgatattttttctccttgcttctgacatAGCAGATTTTCAGGCTATCCTTTCACCTTTTGGACAGCctttgaacagtgtttagcacacaaagtcagtcctTTTTAGACagacttttggtgaaccaaaatctatCCAAATGTGAATTTCTTGGCATACTTAAGGGCTGTCCTTTCCTCACTTTAGACACACTCTATAAGACTTAGAAAATATCTTTTACTCTAAATGAACACATAAAAACTTGAGAGTAAAAAATAGCATTTGAACACTTAGTAGTAAGCTGAAAGTAGTGAGCTTTTGTGAGTGAATTCTCTATGAGAAAGACCTTTCAAAAGCATAAGAATGTCATAGTTGATTGTTGGGATCCTTCTTCTTTAAAAGTTACTAAGTTTAAGGGTCTTTTCTGGGTTATTTCTCGGGTCAAAAGTTGCCGATTTGCTGTTGGTTGTTGTTTTTGGTTGTCATTTGTGCTGGAATTTCATTCATTCTGTTGTATTTTGGTGTTTCTACATTTCAGGTAACTCCCTCAATTGATGTTGTAATTCTCGATCCAATGATgaatgagaatgagaatgagaTGATTCGAGCTTCTATAATCTGTTTCATGCCATGAATATGTTGTGCTCCTTTTGACTATTTGATACATGTATTGAATATATGTGATGTAATAGTTCTAGTTTCATTATTTCCTTGTCAAGTTATTAGATCTGTAAGTTGTGTTAGGTATTTACGATGTATGTACCGTAAACTAGCATTTTGATTTTGATTGTAGAATTTGCATAAAGTTATTAACTTAGAGTAGTTTTATATGctcaaaaaaaaaatatcaaaagttAGCAAGGCATCAAATAAGTGAGCCATCATGGTGCTTTAAGAGAGGAACAGTGCTTATGTATTTGAGCAAAAAAGGTTTCTTTTTAGGCATATCActgtttttttaataattttgttgtcatgtgattacatctgtTATTTGGGGTGTTGGTATGTTACATGGTGCAGTAATTCAAAACATAGTTTAATGAAAGAAATAATTGAAGTATTAAAATTTAAAAGGGCTCTTGGCCGTAGTTTGTTTTTTagaattcatgtttttttttaattGCCATTTCTTATCGACTTTACATGGCCTTAAAGTTAAATCATGAAATTGTCGGCAATTTGCTTGTTTTAGGCATGAACATTAGGATAATAAAGTTACAAGTAAGGTCTAATATCAATAATATCTATCTGTTGTCTTATCGCCATTAAGTTATAAAGAGGTATTTTCTTTCACAATAAAAATGAATAATTATATTTCCACAATCTAACCTCCAAAGCAATTTTATTAACAAAGAATAGATAATTTCATCTTAACCAATGTCGGGAAGACTCGCTTCAGAATAAAGACATAAATAAATGGCAAGGTCGTGAGGACATGTCTTGTTTTTAATTCttacaaataaataaaagtttgTTATTTAATTAACTTCGAGTAGGCTCCCATTTTGGGTACAACGCACGAACTAAGGTTGGGGATACTCGTCTTGGTTAGTGTAAGCTAGAATCGGGGATACTCGTCCTAGTTTGAGAttaataaagtcatcaacaataaaagcggacataggcaaatatgagaaccaataaaacacagtttatctaaaaataatataagtcaaatgtagtcaataaagcgatcgtgctagaaccacgggactcggggaatgccttacaccttctccccggtcaacagaattccttacccggactttattttcacaaaccaataataatagagtcaaatcttcttttgactagggattcaaataaaaggtgacttggaacacccaaaaaatcaattccaagtggcgacttcgTAAATAAagtaatccctactcaagtttatcactttaattgaaaaaactctttaacccacaacaatccataatatATATCTTTTGGGGTAGAAAAGGGATGTGACAACGGTTTCCAACTTAAGAAACGCACAGCCCCTGCATTAAGATCAACTATTGGTGTATATATTTGTTTGCAATTTGAACGTGTGTGTTTGTTTTGGTTTGAAATTAAATGACAATTTAGTCATTCAAttggaaaaggaaaaaaattatagACATTCAATTGTGCAGACCATTTTATAGTACGAATATGTATTATGTTTCTTGCCTTTTCTTGGATTATAAAATTTGTACTTAAATTTTATTTGCAATGAATTATAGTTATGTTTTATAGTTTGAAATAAGGAGATGATTTATTTAAGGTGTAATATTAATTGATtttgaaaattcaaaatattAGGACTTCTTAAATAGTtcatataaggaaagatttaataatcaaaattttaattgattttaaagtcctaaatattaggagagtaattaaattataaattttgtccaatatgaaatctatttttaaatggtaaaaaaggcgaacaatattttgttaagggatttcatgttttaatatagtatagatagatgtTTCAAGATATAACTAATTAATCTTTCTAAAGAGGAAGAGATTGGAATGAAATGAGTCTAAATGGAGATCTCAGCTAGATTGTGATTGATGTATAGTTGTTGTGAAGTGAAGTTTTTTTTGCCAAGGAAAGGAATAATTTATATTAAAGCACTAAAAAGGTCTAGTTATTGTTATTACATAACATATGGATAGATCGCATAGCGATTGTCCCCAATTTGTCTTTATTGAAAGCATGTAAAACAAAGGCCGGTGGAGTTTCCTAGTAGATTACATTGTCTTCCTCCATTGTTATTGATTGTATGGTGCGTCCTTACTTTGCTAGAGTGTCAGCCACATAGTTGCCTTACCTGTAAATGTGGTTTATAGACTCTGATCCAATAACATCAAGAAGAAAACTGCAAATCTGATTCCACTATAATTGGGAAGAGATTTTTTGTGAAAGATAGTTCCAGTCCAGCAAGTAGTGCTAGCAGCTCTACATGTATTGCAGAATTTGCAGTCGCTCTTTGGGCGAAACCCACTATTCATGTACAGATGTGGTCTCTAATTATTCCCCCAGTACCACTGGCAGTGCCGGCTTAACCATAAAGCAGCTAAAGCTGTTGCTTTAGGCCCCCAAATTTTGGGGCCCCATTTTCAATAATAAAGggcttatatttttctttatgttttggaaaatattgaGTACTAtttagaagaaaataaaaattttcttaTAAAAGAAAAGCCAACATTTTAGCTATGTAAATAAGTAACGGGTTAAACCTTTACACTCTCTTTCTTGGTTTATGGAAGAGCTACAATCTTTCATTTCACCTTTTTCATCAATTTACATACTTTGTCTTGTATTCTTTCTTACTTTTTCTAAGATGAACTATTTGTTGTTCAAAACTTCCGATAATTCATGTTGCTTCTTAAAGACATAGTTAAAATTACTTTCCTTATACTAAATTGTGTCTCATTTTCTGTTCTTTCTCACGTTTAAAGCTTGCAAGAAATATTTGAAGCAGTATTACGAAATTTGGAATTAAGTCTTCATACTTCTTGAATCTAGTTCTTTCATTCTAACTTTTCAGTATCTTTTTTTATCTTAAATTTGTTatatttgttatttttacttcataagtatattttttaaatatttattagaaTTTGAATATGACAACTAGAAAATATAAATCTTGTTAttctaaaaaagaaaaggagaaaagttGAAATATATAATCTAAAAAAGGAGATCTTGATAAATTTTTCATAAACAATAGAAAAACTAAATTCGAAACTATAGGGGAGTGTTTTTAGATGAACAAGTCACAAGCCTATTAGAAGAAATCGATTATAGAAAACTAATTAATAATTTTGTATCtcaaaaagttataaaatataggGAAAAGGTCCAAAATGACCTTGTttgtattcgaaatggatcaattataacccccgtttaaatttgaatccaaaaatgaccttgccgttataaaatgggtctaataatgcccttgtgttattcaaAATAGATCAATAATGCcctgaattttattttttttaaatgcttttaaaaactgaaaaatatatattctgtaaaaactaaaaaaagaaaggaatttacaaaatatatatttttaagtcttttcagtttttttaaagtatttgttttgtaaaaactaaaaaaaaaaaaattaaaaaaaaactggaaatttattggaaaaaaaaattta
It includes:
- the LOC138894323 gene encoding uncharacterized protein codes for the protein MGRDLDVHELSVMGVSDLLIRQAQGGWETRDIKLIPYRHCVQDLSKRFKSIEFRYIPRFHNELADALATLVSMLPYPGNTYIDPLEIQVWNQHSYCNTIEIEPDGEPWYHDIKRFLKIREYPEHAKGDQKRTIRRLAGDFFLNGEILYKRSPDLNLLRCIDATKAERIMSEVHSRWVEAVTFKAVTKKAVVDFGYSKIICRFGIPKTIITDNAANLNSHRIKEVTPSIDVVILDPMMNENENEMIRASIICFMP